One stretch of Arthrobacter polaris DNA includes these proteins:
- a CDS encoding plasmid pRiA4b ORF-3 family protein, producing the protein MYRFEYIHGSKVEILQLKVMLKGSKPPVWRRLLIRSDLTLAEFDFGDTMPLDEAAGSAEDGGGLWGWESMVEAVSKPSHEEHSEYRERLGLMRVKRLIPRALTRTEWPRSFLRCAEESTTTALAFQPQLACR; encoded by the coding sequence ATGTATCGTTTTGAGTACATACATGGTTCCAAGGTGGAAATCCTGCAGTTGAAGGTCATGCTGAAGGGCTCCAAGCCGCCCGTGTGGCGCCGCCTGCTGATCCGTTCCGACCTGACGCTGGCCGAGTTTGATTTCGGCGATACGATGCCGCTCGACGAGGCTGCCGGGTCTGCCGAGGATGGCGGCGGGTTGTGGGGTTGGGAATCCATGGTGGAGGCCGTCAGCAAACCCTCCCACGAGGAACACAGCGAATACCGGGAACGGCTGGGCCTGATGAGGGTAAAGCGTTTGATCCCCAGAGCTTTGACCAGGACGGAGTGGCCGAGATCCTTTCTGAGATGTGCTGAGGAAAGTACGACGACGGCACTCGCCTTTCAGCCGCAACTTGCCTGCCGCTAA
- a CDS encoding helix-turn-helix domain-containing protein has translation MVTTPATARLGASIRSRRITLGMSQVELSEQLGISRSKISAMENGRFGSARLLLR, from the coding sequence ATGGTGACTACGCCAGCAACAGCCAGACTTGGTGCTTCGATTCGCAGCCGGCGAATCACCTTAGGCATGTCACAAGTGGAACTCTCAGAGCAGCTGGGCATCTCGCGGTCAAAGATCAGTGCCATGGAAAATGGTCGTTTCGGCAGTGCCAGGCTACTTTTGAGGTGA
- a CDS encoding HipA domain-containing protein, with protein sequence MGDTLEVWFNNVHVAELTSDGPGGGASLTYTSQALKDFGPGFPLLSVRLPVRLEMYPATQTRAFLDGLLPEDQIRAQFANAARVSTDNTFELLRAYGLDCAGAIQIVDSNSPDTSRTPSVRWLNSDELADVVSDLPSAPLGISAGPGVRSSLGGLQGKLVVVVDGNRIGIPLNGQASTHILKPARLTEKGQERWPGIAQLETMGLRLIKAAGDAGVSVRASDARVIDISGRFGLLATRFDRKNVKSGLIQRIHQEDFAQALGXKGKYQQDNLTAPRLLDFANMLKTNATTPAVALTQLLEMVTINAAIGNCDMHARNLALLLDNGKIGLTPAYDVVPTAVWRDHDRELSLRVGGEAFLDDLRGEHLLTEATSWGMRRPLEEXIINRTLSALEEVLPTVRQAAVIESWDHPLLDSVVTESLSRIESLRVI encoded by the coding sequence ATGGGTGACACCCTTGAGGTCTGGTTCAACAACGTTCATGTGGCCGAATTGACTTCGGATGGCCCAGGCGGCGGCGCGTCACTGACATACACTTCTCAGGCACTGAAAGACTTTGGCCCCGGTTTCCCACTCTTGTCTGTGCGCCTGCCCGTCAGACTCGAAATGTACCCGGCGACGCAAACGCGAGCCTTCTTGGACGGGCTGCTCCCTGAAGACCAGATCCGCGCGCAATTTGCCAACGCGGCCCGCGTAAGTACCGACAACACCTTTGAGCTGCTGCGCGCTTATGGATTGGACTGCGCCGGAGCCATCCAGATTGTCGACTCCAACTCTCCGGACACTTCAAGGACACCAAGCGTCCGCTGGCTAAACAGCGATGAGCTCGCAGACGTCGTTTCGGATCTTCCATCGGCTCCACTTGGGATTTCCGCGGGTCCCGGCGTCCGTTCCAGCTTAGGTGGGCTTCAGGGAAAGCTCGTGGTCGTCGTCGACGGCAATCGAATTGGTATCCCCTTGAACGGACAAGCCTCGACTCACATACTCAAGCCTGCCAGACTCACCGAGAAGGGTCAGGAACGTTGGCCTGGCATCGCCCAGCTGGAAACCATGGGACTTCGCCTCATCAAAGCTGCTGGCGACGCCGGAGTTTCTGTTAGAGCCTCGGATGCTCGGGTTATCGACATTTCCGGACGGTTTGGTCTCCTTGCTACCCGATTCGATCGGAAAAACGTTAAATCAGGGCTGATACAGCGTATCCACCAGGAGGATTTCGCTCAGGCCCTCGGTATNAAAGGAAAATATCAGCAAGATAACCTCACGGCTCCCCGGCTTCTCGACTTTGCTAACATGCTCAAAACCAATGCAACGACTCCTGCCGTTGCATTGACCCAGTTGCTGGAAATGGTGACGATCAACGCTGCCATCGGCAACTGCGACATGCACGCCAGAAACTTGGCGCTACTTCTCGATAACGGAAAAATCGGCCTGACACCGGCCTACGATGTGGTCCCCACAGCAGTCTGGCGTGACCACGACCGAGAATTGTCCCTGCGCGTTGGAGGCGAGGCCTTTCTTGATGACCTTCGTGGCGAGCACCTCCTTACCGAGGCAACAAGCTGGGGCATGCGACGCCCCCTTGAAGAGNNGATCATCAACCGCACGCTGTCTGCTCTGGAAGAAGTGCTACCCACTGTCCGGCAGGCCGCAGTTATCGAGAGCTGGGATCACCCGCTCTTGGATTCAGTAGTGACCGAATCCCTCTCCCGCATTGAAAGCCTGCGGGTTATTTAG
- a CDS encoding Fic family protein, which produces MKLPMPAPDLKAIVESFSTLEPSDLIGLLTSDVDDSEYLHWDKLRYKTPPEGLSHEQWWFQLKSKRRQQRRIVPLFDKEGEHFSYSLNDQLLATCEKITRSASGEIKLPEPVATGRERNQYIINSLIEEAITSSQLEGASTSRRVAKDMLQSGRKPATNSERMIFNNFSAMMHIRQNHDQKLTPELVLXLHRIVTDGTLEDPDEAGRLEQPGVPRVGVWGDEEQLLHAPQPAEESPRRLQALCDFANRDAGDGSYMPPVVRAIVLHFMMGYDHYFADGNGRTARALFYWSMLHQGYWLAEFITISRILRKAPGQYARSYLLTEDDDGDLTYFLLYHVQVVSRALDDLTVYLGRKTREMSNVRSLLHLARGEFNHRQISFLELIAKDPSTVANIRWYAGAYASSGETARHDLAALEKRGLLMRSKNGKQYVWRATHDLVEKLQGGS; this is translated from the coding sequence ATGAAGCTTCCGATGCCCGCACCTGACCTCAAGGCCATCGTTGAGTCATTTTCTACTTTGGAACCCTCGGACTTGATCGGGCTGCTCACCAGCGACGTCGACGACTCGGAATACTTGCACTGGGACAAGCTGCGCTACAAAACGCCACCGGAAGGTTTGTCGCACGAGCAATGGTGGTTTCAGCTCAAAAGCAAGCGGCGGCAACAGCGGAGGATAGTTCCGCTTTTCGACAAGGAGGGCGAACACTTTAGCTACTCGCTCAATGACCAACTGCTGGCTACGTGTGAAAAGATCACCCGTTCCGCAAGCGGCGAGATCAAGCTTCCCGAGCCGGTAGCTACAGGGCGCGAGCGTAACCAATACATCATCAATTCACTCATCGAGGAGGCAATCACCTCGAGTCAATTGGAGGGCGCGTCGACTTCCCGGCGGGTGGCGAAAGACATGCTGCAGAGCGGCCGGAAACCTGCCACAAATAGTGAGCGGATGATCTTCAACAATTTTTCGGCCATGATGCATATTCGCCAGAATCATGATCAGAAGCTGACTCCAGAGCTGGTTTTGNAGCTCCACCGCATCGTCACGGATGGCACGTTGGAGGATCCTGACGAGGCCGGGCGACTCGAGCAACCTGGCGTTCCGAGAGTTGGAGTGTGGGGAGACGAAGAACAATTGCTTCATGCACCTCAACCAGCCGAGGAATCGCCCCGGCGGCTCCAAGCGCTCTGCGACTTTGCGAATCGGGATGCTGGTGATGGCAGTTACATGCCGCCCGTTGTTAGGGCCATCGTGCTGCATTTCATGATGGGCTATGACCACTATTTCGCGGATGGTAACGGAAGGACGGCTAGGGCTTTGTTCTACTGGAGTATGCTCCATCAGGGCTACTGGCTAGCCGAGTTCATCACAATTTCCAGGATCCTGCGCAAGGCTCCGGGGCAGTACGCTCGCTCATACTTGCTTACGGAGGACGACGACGGTGATCTCACCTATTTCTTGCTTTATCACGTGCAAGTTGTTAGCAGGGCGCTTGATGATCTGACCGTTTATCTTGGACGGAAGACTCGGGAGATGTCTAACGTGCGTTCTTTGCTGCATTTGGCTCGAGGGGAGTTCAACCACCGGCAAATTTCCTTCCTTGAGCTGATTGCGAAGGATCCTTCCACTGTGGCCAATATCCGATGGTATGCGGGTGCCTATGCGAGCTCTGGAGAGACAGCCCGCCACGACCTTGCGGCTTTGGAGAAGCGTGGGCTCCTCATGCGTTCCAAGAACGGCAAGCAGTATGTCTGGCGGGCGACGCATGATCTGGTCGAGAAGCTGCAGGGCGGATCATAG